A window of Ictidomys tridecemlineatus isolate mIctTri1 chromosome 1, mIctTri1.hap1, whole genome shotgun sequence contains these coding sequences:
- the Ppp1r3c gene encoding protein phosphatase 1 regulatory subunit 3C — translation MSCTRMIQVLDPRPLTSSVMPVDVAMRLCLAHSPPLKSFLGPYNDFQKRNFVNKLKPLKPCLNLKQETKSQNEWKRSHNQTKKRVVFADSKGLALTAIHVFSDLPEEPAWDLQFDLLDLNDISSGLKLHEEKNLILDFPQPSADYLSFRKHFQKNFVCLENCSLQERTVTGTVKVKNMSFEKRVQVRITFDTWKSYTDVDCVYMKNVYGSSDSDTFSFAIDLPPVIPTEEKIEFCISYHANGQVFWDNNEGQNYRIVHVQWKPDGVQTQMTLQDCAFHQVPPKTELESTIFGSPRLASGLFPEWQSWGRMENLASYR, via the exons ATGAGCTGCACCAG AATGATCCAGGTTTTAGATCCACGTCCTTTGACCAGTTCAGTCATGCCAGTGGATGTGGCCATGAGACTTTGCTTGGCTCATTCACCACCTCTGAAGAGTTTCCTGGGCCCTTACAAtgactttcaaaaaagaaattttgtgaataaattaaagcctctgaaaccatgtctCAACCTCAAACAGGAAACCAAATCACAGAACGAATGGAAGCGCTCACACAACCAAACCAAGAAGCGGGTTGTGTTTGCTGATTCCAAGGGTCTTGCTCTCACGGCTATCCACGTCTTCTCTGACCTCCCAGAAGAACCAGCCTGGGATCTCCAGTTTGACCTCTTGGACCTTAATGATATCTCCTCTGGCTTAAAACTCCATGAGGAGAAAAACTTGATTTTAGATTTTCCTCAGCCTTCAGCTGATTACTTAAGTTTCCGGAAACACTTTCAGAAGAATTTTGTGTGTCTGGAGAACTGTTCTTTGCAAGAGCGAACTGTGACTGGGACTGTCAAGGTGAAAAACATGAGCTTTGAGAAGAGAGTTCAGGTCCGAATCACTTTTGACACTTGGAAAAGCTATACAGATGTGGACTGTGTCTACATGAAGAATGTGTATGGCAGCTCTGATAGTGACACCTTCTCATTTGCCATTGACTTACCCCCTGTCATTCCAACTGAGGAGAAAATTGAGTTCTGCATTTCTTACCATGCTAATGGGCAGGTCTTCTGGGACAACAACGAGGGCCAGAATTACAGAATTGTCCACGTGCAATGGAAACCCGATGGGGTACAGACACAGATGACACTCCAAGACTGTGCATTCCACCAGGTGCCCCCAAAGACCGAGTTAGAATCAACGATCTTTGGCAGTCCCAGGCTGGCTAGCGGGCTCTTCCCAGAATGGCAGAGCTGGGGGAGAATGGAGAACTTGGCCTCTTATCGATGA